In Posidoniimonas polymericola, one genomic interval encodes:
- a CDS encoding outer membrane protein assembly factor BamB family protein, whose protein sequence is MDTDRLLKELAKRDVVSRSVLKKLEQKLADKSDVPAPRAVAKFLVDKGHLTAAQAKRALKAILTPEESAILESQRLDVDDDDPSGSDELPSLSGMNMGAYGGEADGGLTGGVLSESTDDNAGGKDKSKKKKSKKKGKKSKRQNEWDSPLILIGGGGLVLMLLIGGAILYLLGYESAEERFKNAQEAYDQGSYPQAIADFEEYLEKHPNGDDAPKARVRLGTARIRLVTDVKRDFEDAVAVAKEETDIIEDQEAYKDAQAELAALLPEIAEQLAERADKATEVSEMEKYVGLTEQALVLCQNGKLIPGNLRDKGQLNAVREVLERIKLRQRALESLESTLEVMAKASDSGDPKEAYAAHTAFIKEHPQLSQDQRVIDAVAAAATAEESLVSFVDEPRPGLTSEPESPVIAELAVAAPRVEANAPASGVEVLRLAGGLYGVSAKDGQLRWRRYVGNSAASSPPLRVGDDLIAVDARRKELVRLQAADGKLVWRAPLDDELAPPALVNGRLLTPGVSGRLYVTDVESGATAGYVQFAQPLRTTPAASADGGAIFLTGEHSSLYSLSAADLNCLGVFYMGHAKGSIAAPPVALQGRVLVLENDGAETSTMHVLGTSGQGAVDRSLKTQRIDGLVTAPPTVFARRVAVASDTGHVDVFEVSADDDAQPIVLLASRQPTRVRRGPRFAAVHDGELWLAEVGLFRYSISPSGNRLPVRDVEEPFRRDTFIYPLLVRDGVLIHARKRPGRPGVAIGATDLNSGKSYWETDLAAPPAGAPVSQAGGQGVLHATATGRVFRVGQTPGRFAVDNAAARTDSDAIVFELAGAQPDGAAVYWDATDGRAAYSGQADAPAFTLPGELACEPAPMGPGWIVPLAIGQVHYISGQDGHALASPYQPVLKPGEQKQWRVPGVGGRRVVLANADSILTLELQQDNPPRLEEIARTEATGSDTVRGRLAVVGETAFAARADGRVTALAVGTLEAEGVFDAGVPIVWGPFAVSDEAAVIGTADRRLVCLRRDAPGEPAWSVEAPTAELVGAPLLRSGALVIATRTGSLLSLALATGEPSGSLDVGQRLAAGPAVFGADVALVTPDGALVIVPQP, encoded by the coding sequence ATGGACACAGATAGACTACTAAAAGAGCTCGCCAAACGCGACGTCGTGTCGCGGTCGGTGCTCAAGAAGCTCGAGCAGAAGCTCGCCGACAAGAGCGACGTCCCCGCGCCGCGCGCGGTCGCCAAGTTTTTGGTCGACAAGGGGCACCTCACCGCGGCGCAGGCGAAGCGGGCCCTCAAGGCGATCCTCACCCCTGAAGAGAGCGCCATCCTCGAGAGCCAACGGCTCGACGTCGACGATGACGACCCGTCGGGCTCCGATGAACTGCCCAGCCTGAGCGGCATGAACATGGGCGCCTACGGCGGTGAGGCGGACGGGGGACTCACCGGCGGCGTGCTGTCGGAGTCCACCGACGACAACGCCGGCGGGAAAGACAAGTCCAAGAAGAAGAAGTCGAAAAAGAAGGGCAAGAAAAGCAAACGCCAGAACGAGTGGGACTCGCCGCTGATCCTGATCGGCGGCGGCGGCCTGGTGCTGATGCTGCTCATCGGCGGCGCGATCCTGTACCTGCTCGGGTACGAGTCCGCCGAGGAACGCTTCAAGAACGCCCAGGAGGCGTACGACCAGGGCTCGTACCCTCAGGCGATCGCCGACTTTGAAGAGTACCTCGAGAAGCACCCCAACGGCGACGACGCCCCCAAGGCCCGCGTCCGCCTCGGCACGGCCCGCATCCGGCTGGTGACCGACGTCAAACGCGACTTTGAGGACGCGGTGGCGGTGGCCAAGGAGGAAACCGACATCATCGAGGACCAGGAGGCCTACAAGGACGCGCAGGCCGAGCTGGCGGCGCTGCTACCCGAGATCGCCGAGCAGCTCGCCGAGCGTGCCGACAAGGCAACCGAGGTCAGCGAGATGGAGAAGTACGTCGGCCTCACCGAGCAGGCCCTCGTGCTCTGCCAGAACGGCAAGCTGATCCCCGGCAACCTGCGCGACAAGGGGCAGCTCAATGCGGTCCGCGAAGTGCTCGAGCGGATCAAGCTCCGCCAGCGGGCGCTCGAAAGCCTCGAGTCGACCCTGGAGGTGATGGCGAAGGCCTCCGATTCGGGCGACCCGAAGGAGGCGTACGCCGCCCACACCGCGTTCATCAAGGAACACCCCCAGCTGTCGCAAGACCAGCGGGTTATCGACGCGGTCGCCGCGGCCGCAACGGCGGAAGAGTCGCTCGTGTCGTTCGTCGACGAGCCTCGGCCCGGGCTCACGAGCGAGCCCGAGTCGCCGGTGATCGCGGAGCTGGCGGTCGCCGCGCCGCGGGTGGAAGCCAACGCCCCGGCCAGTGGCGTCGAGGTGCTGCGTCTCGCCGGCGGCCTGTACGGCGTCTCCGCGAAGGACGGTCAGCTGCGGTGGCGCCGCTATGTCGGCAACTCGGCCGCCTCGTCGCCCCCGCTGCGGGTGGGGGACGACCTCATCGCTGTCGACGCCCGCCGCAAGGAGCTGGTCCGGCTGCAGGCCGCCGACGGCAAGCTGGTCTGGCGGGCTCCGCTCGACGACGAACTCGCCCCGCCGGCGCTCGTCAACGGCCGCCTGCTGACGCCGGGCGTCTCGGGACGGCTCTACGTGACCGACGTCGAATCCGGGGCGACCGCCGGTTACGTGCAGTTTGCCCAACCGCTGCGGACCACGCCGGCCGCATCGGCCGATGGCGGCGCCATCTTTCTGACGGGCGAGCACTCGAGCCTCTACTCGCTCTCGGCCGCGGACCTTAATTGCCTGGGCGTGTTCTACATGGGGCACGCCAAGGGCAGCATCGCGGCTCCGCCGGTTGCGCTGCAAGGCCGCGTGCTGGTGCTCGAGAATGACGGAGCCGAAACCTCCACCATGCACGTGCTGGGGACCAGCGGGCAGGGCGCCGTTGACCGGAGCCTCAAGACGCAGCGGATCGACGGCCTCGTCACGGCGCCGCCGACCGTGTTCGCCCGCCGCGTCGCGGTGGCCAGCGACACCGGGCACGTGGACGTGTTCGAGGTCTCGGCCGACGACGATGCGCAGCCCATCGTGCTGCTCGCCTCGCGGCAGCCGACGCGTGTCCGCCGGGGTCCGCGTTTTGCCGCCGTCCACGACGGCGAGCTGTGGCTCGCCGAGGTCGGCTTGTTCCGCTACTCGATCTCACCCAGCGGCAACCGCTTGCCGGTCCGGGATGTCGAGGAGCCGTTCCGCCGCGACACTTTCATCTACCCGCTGCTGGTCCGCGACGGCGTGTTGATCCACGCCCGCAAACGACCGGGCCGTCCGGGCGTGGCGATCGGCGCTACGGACCTCAACAGCGGTAAGTCGTACTGGGAGACCGACCTGGCGGCCCCGCCCGCGGGGGCCCCGGTTTCTCAGGCCGGCGGTCAGGGCGTGCTGCACGCGACCGCCACTGGGCGGGTGTTCCGAGTCGGCCAGACGCCGGGCCGCTTTGCCGTCGACAACGCCGCGGCGCGTACAGACAGCGACGCCATCGTGTTCGAACTCGCGGGCGCCCAACCCGACGGCGCGGCCGTCTACTGGGACGCCACTGACGGCCGCGCCGCGTACTCCGGCCAGGCCGACGCCCCGGCCTTTACGCTGCCGGGCGAACTGGCGTGCGAGCCGGCCCCCATGGGTCCCGGATGGATCGTCCCCCTGGCAATCGGTCAGGTCCACTACATCAGCGGGCAGGACGGCCACGCTTTGGCGTCGCCCTACCAGCCGGTGCTCAAGCCGGGCGAGCAGAAGCAGTGGCGCGTCCCCGGGGTCGGCGGACGGCGGGTGGTGCTCGCCAACGCCGATTCGATCCTGACTCTAGAACTGCAGCAGGATAACCCGCCGCGGCTAGAAGAAATCGCCCGCACCGAGGCCACAGGGAGCGACACGGTCCGCGGCCGGCTCGCAGTCGTCGGTGAAACCGCCTTCGCTGCGCGGGCCGATGGCCGCGTCACCGCGTTGGCGGTCGGGACCCTCGAAGCCGAAGGCGTGTTCGACGCCGGCGTACCTATCGTCTGGGGCCCGTTCGCGGTCTCGGATGAAGCAGCGGTGATCGGGACCGCCGACCGCAGGCTGGTCTGCCTGCGGCGCGACGCTCCCGGAGAGCCCGCCTGGAGCGTCGAGGCCCCAACCGCTGAGCTGGTTGGCGCCCCGCTGCTCCGTTCGGGCGCGCTGGTGATCGCTACCCGCACCGGTTCGCTCCTGAGCCTGGCCCTGGCGACCGGCGAACCGTCGGGTTCGCTAGACGTCGGCCAGCGTCTGGCGGCCGGCCCGGCCGTGTTCGGCGCCGACGTCGCACTCGTAACTCCCGACGGCGCCCTTGTCATCGTCCCTCAGCCCTGA